The Vibrio aerogenes nucleotide sequence TTACCCGGATTGATATCATACTCAGCCCGCAGGTTACGGATGCTGGTGATAAAGGCTTTGACCCACTCGATATCGTCCAGTGCTTCCTGATGGAAGTTGGCTTCAGTGTACTGTGGCAGCGCCTGAAGCATGATGGTATCGCCTTCGATGCCGTCAACCAGTGGCTTCACACTTTGCCAGATGGTTTCGGTGATATAAGGCAGAACCGGATGTGCCAGACGCAGTGTTTTCTCCAGTACAGTAATCAGTGTACGGCGGGTTGCGCGTTGCTGTGCTTCAGTTCCTTTCCATAAAACAGGTTTGGTCAGCTCAAGATACCAGTCACAGAACTGGTTCCAGATAAACTCGTACAGGGTATTGGCTGCCATATCCAGACGGTAATTGTCGATATGGCTGTTAAAACTTTTTGCTGCCAGCTCAAACTGAGACTCGATCCATTTATCTGCCAGTGAATATTCCAGTTCAGCACCCGCGGCAAAACCGCAGTCTTGCTCCTGTGTATTCATCAGCACATAGCGACTGGCATTCCACAGTTTGTTACAGAAGTTGCGGTAACCTTCCAGACGCTTCATATCCCAGTTGATATCACGTCCGGTGGATGCCATTGCAGCCAGTGTAAAGCGCAGTGCATCTGTACCGTAGGCTTCAATACCGTTCTCAAACGTTTTCCGGGTATTCTTTTCAATTTTTGTGGCCAGCTGTGGCTGCATCATGTTACCGGTGCGCTTTTTCACCAGTGATTCAAGATCAATCCCGTCAATCATGTCGATCGGGTCAATGACATTGCCTTTTGATTTCGACATCTTGTCACCGTTTTCGTCACGGATAAGCCCGGTGACGTAGACGGTTTTAAACGGTACCTGAGGTTTGCCATTTTCATCTTTCATGAAATGCATCGTCATCATGATCATCCGGGCTACCCAGAAGAAAATGATGTCAAAGCCAGTCACCAGCACATCGGTTGGATGGAATGTTTTCAGTTCCGGGGTTTGCTCCGGCCAGCCTAATGTTCCAAATGTCCATAATGCAGATGAAAACCAGGTATCCAGTACATCTTCATCCTGATTCAGAGAGACGGAAGCGTCCAGGTTATGTTTGCTTCTGACTTCTTCTTCATTGCGGCCGACATACACTTTACCCTGATCGTCGTACCATGCCGGAATCCGGTGTCCCCACCATAACTGACGGGAAATACACCAGTCCTGAATGTCACGCATCCATGAGAAGTACATATTTTCATACTGCTTCGGAACGAACTGGATCTCACCATCTTCAACGGCTTTTGTTGCGACTTCCGCCAGTGGTGCTGCGCGGACATACCATTGGTCAGTCAGCATAGGTTCAATCACAACGCCGCCACGATCACCGTAAGGAATTGTCAAATCATGGTCTTTGATTTCATCAAGCAGCCCAAGCTGGTCAAACTCAGCCACAATCGCTTTACGTGCCGCGAATCTTTCCAGCCCCTGATAGTTAGCTGGCAGCTCAGATGAGTAAGCGTCACTTGGTTCACCTTTAGTGGTAAACACTTCAGCTTCCTGACGGACATAAGCATCAAAGGTGAAAATGTTGATCATGGGCAGACTGTGACGTTTACCGACTTCGTAGTCGTTAAAGTCATGTGCAGGCGTGATTTTTACACAGCCGGTGCCTTTTTCCATATCGGCATGTTCGTCGCCAACGATTGGGATACGACGATTCACGACCGGTAACATCACATGCTGACCAATCAGGTCTTTATAGCGTGGATCTTCCGGGTTAACCGCAACACCGGTATCGCCCAACATTGTTTCCGGACGCGTGGTTGCAACGACGATATAATCTTTGCCATCTGCTGTTTTGACACCATCCGCCAGTGGATAGCGGAAATGCCACATATGGCCTTTTTTGTCTTTGTTTTCAACTTCCAGATCGGAAATTGCAGTATGTAGTTTTGGATCCCAGTTGACCAGGCGTTTGCCCCGGTAGATCAGATCGTCTTCGTACAAGCGGACAAAGACTTCCTGAACGGCTTTGTAGAATCCATCGTCCATGGTGAATCGTTCACGATCCCAGTCTACGGAAGCACCTAAACGACGCAGCTGTTTTGTGATGTTGCCGCCGGATTCATTTTTCCATTCCCAGATTTTATCGGTGAAAGCTTCACGACCATAGTCATGCTTGGTTTTGCCTTCTTCAGCATCGATTTTACGCTCTACCAGCATCTGAGTTGCAATACCCGCATGGTCCGTACCAACCTGCCATAAAGTATTATGGCCTTTCATGCGCTGGCATCGGATCAATGTATCCATAATCGTATCCTGGAATGCATGGCCCATATGCAGGCTACCAGTGACATTCGGTGGCGGAATCATGATACTGTATGATGGTTGCGATGTATCACCGTTTGGTTTGAAGTAACCTTTCTCTTCCCAGGCCTGATAAAGGGCCTGTTCAATTGATGTTGGGTTGTATGTTTTTTCCATAGTACTCTTCAATGGACACTTGTGTATTAGAACAATCGGTTAAACGTTATACCTAAAGCTTCTGTGATCAGAATGACCTGAACTATAACGTTTATTCCGGATAATTAATTTCAATCGTCTGAAGCTGATAACCCGCCTGACGATAAATTTTGTAGCGCTCTCTTGCCAGTTGTCTGGCATTCTCTTCGCAGGGAACGAAGTCTACCACCTGACTAAACTGATTCGCAAAGGTTGTCTGACAGTCTGCCAGATTTATCAGGAGCTGACGGTTTTTTGCCGGGCGTATTCCCTGATAGCCAATTTCGACATGTGTGCCGTAACCTGGCCCTTCGCCGACCAGATTATGAGCGATGAAGTCTTTGGGTTCAACCTGCCAGAATACCTCAGCCAGCATTTCTGCTTTCTCTTTCGAGTGGCAATGAATAAATATCTTTGCCCCCTGACGGGAGAAATGGCGGGCCAGAAAGTGAACATATGCTAAAAACCCATCCGTCTCTGCCTGTGGGCTTGCGGGCCGGACAATATAAAAGGTGACTGTTTTCATGGCGTGGTCATCAGGCTGAAATCAAAGAAGGCCGGTTCCGGCCTTCTCTGTTAAAGATTACTCTTCATCTTCCAGCCCGCTGCGATTCAGTAAGAACTGAACCAGCAGGGATACAGGACGACCCGTCGAGCCTTTTGCTGCGCCTGAGCGCCATGCCGTGCCAGCAATATCAATGTGCGCCCAGTTATATTTCCGGGTAAACTTTGAAAGGAAGCAACCCGCTGTAATGGCACCACCCGGACGTCCGCCAATATTAGCCATATCAGCAAACGGACTTTTCAGTTGTTCCTGATATTCATCGGTAATTGGCAGTCGCCATGCACGGTCACTTGCCTGTTCGGATGCACTGATTAATTCATGTCCAAGTGGGTTATGGTTTGACATGACACCACTAAGATGATGACCCAGTGCAATCACACATGCGCCAGTCAGGGTCGCCACATCGATGACACATTCCGGTTCGTAGCGCTCAACATAAGTCAGAGCATCACAAAGAACCAGACGACCTTCGGCATCCGTGTTCAGCACTTCGACAGTTTGGCCAGACATGGTGGTTAAAATGTCACCGGGACGGTAAGCCTGGCTACCGGGCATATTTTCACAACCGGCAAGCACACCAATAATGTTCAGCGGTAAATTCAGGGCAGCAACTGCCTTCATTGTCCCAAATACAGAGGCCGCGCCACACATGTCGTATTTCATTTCATCCATGGATTCGCCCGGTTTCAGGGAAATACCACCGGAGTCGAAGGTCAGGCCTTTACCAACCAGAACGATCGGCTTTGCTTCCGGATCCGGATGTCCTTTATATTCGATCACTGACATCATGGATTCATTACGTGAACCCCGGCCGACAGCGAGATAAGAGGTCATGCCGAGCTTTTCCATCTCTTCTTCGCCGATGATTTTTGTCGTCACTGCGCTGTAGTCATCGGCCAGACGGCGAGCCTGAGATGCCAGATATGCCGGGTTTGCAATATTCGGTGGCATATTTCCGAGATCTTTACAAGACCGCACGCCATCAGAAATTGCCAGAGCGTGGGTGATGGCTTTTTCACCAAGACTCAATTCTCTGCGGGTTGGCACATTAAATACCAGCTTCCTCAATGGACGGCGGGTTTCCGGCTTGGTACTTTTAAATTGATCGAAGGTATATAATCCGTCTTTCGTTGCTTCAACTGCCTGACGAACTTTCCAGTAAGTATCCCGGCCTTTCACATGAAGTTCCGTCAAGAAGCAAACTGCCTCCATTGAACCGGTTTCATTTAAGGTACTGATAGTTTTCTGGATAATGTCTTTATATTGACGTTCACCCAATTCCCTTTCTTTGCCGCACCCTACTAATAAAACCCGTTCGGATAATACACCGGGAACCTGATGAAGCAGTAACATCTGGCCTGATTTTCCTTCCAGATCACCACGGCGAAGTAATGAACTGATGTAACCGTCGCTGATTTTATCCAGTTGCTCGGCTACCGGAGAAAGGCGGCGTGGTTCAAATACTCCGACGACAATACAGGCACTGCGCTGTTTCTCCGGACTACCACTTTTAACACTAAACTCCATGCGTACTCCTACATGTGAAGACAAACAGAACTAAATCGTAGATAATGCACTCTTAATAAGTTCATCATGAATCCTGAACTATTATGTTGAAGCTGAATCAAATTTTCAGCGACGACTCAGGCAATAAAGTTCTATAAAATACAAGTTTCATTCAAAAACTATAGTGATTCAATTAAAAAAACAAGTTTTTCATAGGTAATTTCAGTGTGATTATCGTTAGATATTTAATCAGAGAAACATTAAAAAGCCAGCTGGCCATATTTTTTATCCTGTTTTTAGTGTTTCTCAGTCAGAAATTCATTCGCGTGCTGGCGGAAGCATCAGATGGTGAAATACCGGCTGGCATGATTATGTCGATTGTCGGGCTGAATATGCCGGCGATGGGGCTGCTGATGTTGCCGCTGAGTCTTTACATCGGGATCCTGATCACTTTTGGCCGTTTGTATGCTGAAAGTGAAATTACTGTAATGAATGCCACCGGAATCGGGAATAAATTTCTGGTGAGGGCTGCGTTATATCTGGCTTTGATTACTGCAAGCTTTGCGGCATTTAACGCGTTGTGGCTGTCGCCATGGAGCCAGGATCGGGAAGCGCAACTGATGGAAACTCTGGCGGCTGAAAACCGGGTCGATTTGTTACAGAAAGGCCATTTTCAGCGTTCTCCGGATGGTTCGTCGGTGATTTTTATCGATGATATTGAAAACCGGAAGTTGCACAACGTGTTTGTCGCTCAGCTGACCCCCAGAGATTCAATTTTGCCCAGTGTGATGTTTTCCGATTCCGGAGATGTGAAAGAGTTAAGTGATGGCCGCCAGATTATTACCATGTATAACGGAACGCGCTATGAAGGCTTGCCGACACAAATCAATTATATGATTACCCGATTCGATGAATATGATGGGTTGATAGGGCAGCGTAAGGTGAAAAATAAGGGACGCGACTGGGAAGCTCAACCCACACTGGACTTAGTGAAAAACCCGGATCGACGAGCAAAGGCTGAGCTGCAATGGCGAATATCACTGGTTGTTTGTATTCCATTATTAACCATGCTGGTTGTGCCTCTGTCCGCGGTGAATCCCCGACAGGGTCGTTTTGCTAAAATGGGACCGGCAATTTTGATTTATCTGGCTTATTTTCTTGCGATCAGTGCCGGAAAATCTGCAATTGAAGATGGTGGTATTCCGGCGTTTGTCGGCCTGTGGCCAATTAATGCGGCATTACTTATTACAGCATTGTTTGTGAACAGTCTGGATAGTGTGATGGTCCGTAAACTCAAAGATAAGATCAGACAGAGAAAGGTGGCGTAAGCCGTGTTTAAGATTTTAGATTTATATATCGGACGAACAATTATAGCGACAACATCTCTGGTGTTAGTCACCTTTGTCGGGCTGTCCGGGATTATTAAGTACGTTGAACAGTTACGTAAAGTGGGTCAGGGCAGTTATGATTTATTAAAGGCGCTGTATTTTGTTCTGCTGAGTATTCCCCGGGATATTGAGATGTTTTTCCCGATGGCTGCTTTACTGGGCGCGCTGATCGGCCTTGGGATGCTGGCGGCCAGTTCCGAACTGGTTGTGATGCAGGCGGCTGGTTTTTCAAAACTGAATATCGGTATCTCAGTTTTGAAAACAGCAGTTCCACTGATGGTGATTATCACTTTACTCGGGCAGTGGGGCGCGCCTCAGGCTCAGAAAATGGCACGTGATTTGAGAGCTTTTTCAACTTCCGGGGGAAAACTGCTTTCAGTCCGGATGGGGGTTTGGGCCAGAGATGCCAATGATTTTATTTTTATCACGAAAGTGGATGGCGACACGTTATATGGCTTGAATATCTGGCGTTTTGATGATGATAAAAAGTTAAACAAAGTTATTTTTGCGACAGAAGCTGATTATATCAAAGATAATCAGTGGAACATGAAGCAGGTCACTGTTACCGATATGGCTAAGGACAAAATCATCACCAGACAGAAATTCCCGGAACGTTCATGGCAGACCGCTATCGAGCCGAATAAGTTGTCTGTAGTCACGGTGAAGCCGGAAGAATTATCGTTGAGCGGTTTGTATGATTATGTGCATTTCCTCAAAGCATCTGAGCAGGACTCATCAAGGTATGAACTGGCTTTATGGCGTAAGGTGACTCAGTCCTTTTCAATTGCTGTCATGATGTTAATGGCGCTGTCATTTATTTTTGGCCCGTTAAGAAGTGTGACGATGGGGGCGAGAATATTGTCAGGCGTGGTTGCCGGATTTACTTTTTATATTTCCAGTGAGTTTTTTGGGCCATTGAGCCTTGTTTATGGTTTTCCACCTGCTCTGGGAGCTGTTGCGCCCAGCTTTGTTTTTCTGAGTATTGCAGTGATGTTATTACGGCGTAAGTTGTGACAGGACGTGTCTGACTGAGATTGGCTCCGATGGTAGGATGACATCTATCTGATTTTGTAGACATGGGTTTGTGCCCATATATCCTGAAAGCCGCGTTTTTCCGGATCAAAAGGGATAAGCAGGTTTGATAAGCCAAAACCGGATGTAAACAGCCTGATCAGAGCCTGAGTTACGGTTATAGAGGTATTGTCATCGTTTTTGATTATTAAACGAAATACCTTCATACCTGGGGTTTGTCTGGATTTCGTCCAGAAATATGCAAAAAAGCTTATCCAGATAATGGCAAAATATCCGGTCAGTATAGGGCTGATAACAGGGTGGTGCACCATTAAATCATTCAATTGAGAAAATGATGTAACAGATAGCAGGCCAGTAAACGCTACAATTTTTATCAATACGACCGCTATCGCTGCAGCGAAACATTCCAGGACTATCACAGATAATGCGTCAATCAACAGCGCGCCAAAGCGAGAGAAAAAGCCGGCCGGACGAAGAGCGGGAAGTTGTTGTTTCATGATTGTTCTGGTTTTAACAGTGAGTGAATGTCTGAACGCAGGATAATCATTCTGCCTTGATTATAAAAGCAGAGATGTATAAAACTTCAGGCTTTATGGTGAAATTATCATCAAACAATTGAAAATCAGTTTTTTAGTGTTGCACGAAAGTATATCTTACGTATAATGCGTCTCATCAAAGGGCACAGCCCAATGCCGGTGTGGTGAAATTGGTATACACGACGGATTCAAAATCCGTTGCCTTCGGGCGTGGCGGTTCAAGTCCGCCCACCGGTACCATATCTCAGAAAAAGACGTCTCAGGACGTCTTTTTTCGTTTCTGAAGTCAGGGGCATGCTTATCTTTCATCGCCGTTCCTTTTGGAGGCGATGAAAGATAAACATGCTCTGGGATAATCAGGCCTGAATCAGCTCAATTCCTGTTCTCAGTTATCTTCAAGTCATCTGGCACCTGTTTATTTCTCATTCAATATCTTCCTCTCTCAATACCTGAATGAACTGAATTATGCATCTTCAGGTCGTTTAGGGGTATACTCTGAAAATGAATTGCTTATTTACAAAAAATTAACAATGACTCATGCTGTTTTTCATTATATCAATGACCCCTTGTGTGGTTGGTGCTACGGTGCTTCACCACTCGTTTCCGTGATCAATGAAACGGAGGGGGTAACCCTGAAACTGCACTGTGGCGGACTCTGGACAGGCAATCACAGAACAAATATGGGGCCGGCGCTACAGAGCCATGTGTTACCACATGATGATCGTATAGAAGCTATGACTGGTCAGGTCTTCGGTGAAGCATACCGTAACGGGCTTTTACTGAATACAAATTATATTTTGGATTCTGAACCACCGATTCGGGCAATTATTGCTGCAAAGTCAATGGGCGGTAGTGATTTTGAGATGTACAAAAAAGTACAGGCCGCGCACTATCAGCGAGGTCTATATGTTGGTGATCTACAAGTACTGACCCGCCTTGCTCAAGAGCTGGGACTGGAACAGGACGCGTTTGTCAATGCATATCATACGGCCGGTTTTTCAAATCATATTGAGCAGAGCCAGCAATGGATGAATCGATTGGGAGGACGTGGCTACCCAACTGCCGGACTGGAAATTGGCAGCCAGTTACATGCGGTGCCGTTATCTTCTTTTTATGGGCAGGTTGAGCAATTCAGGACCGTGCTGAAGGATTTTATGTCAGCTTCAAAGTAAACCTGTAAAAGATTCTGAAAGTGAATGGACGATGAACTCAGTTTGTTGTGCAAATATCACAAATGAATTGATAAGCCACATCTCAAGAGAGAGGTGGCTTATCGGTTATTTTCTGATTAACTCAAAAATCCGGGAATTTTCCCTTCATATTCAGCAATCTTCCCTTCATGCTGAAGGGTGAGCCCGATATTATCCAGACCATTTAATAAGCAGTGACGGCGGAATTCATCGATTTCGAAGCTGTATTCCTTTCCATTGGCTGAAACAGTCATGGTTTCAAGATTCACCGTGACTTGTGCACCTTCATTGGTTTCAATGTATTGGAAAATTTCATCCACTTCATTTTCAGTTAAACGAACCGGTACCATCTGGTTGTTGATCGAGTTGCCGTAGAAAATATCAGCAAAACTTGGTGCGATCATGACCTTGATACCATAGTCAGCCAGTGCCCATGGTGCATGCTCCCGTGAGGAACCACAACCAAAGTTTTCACGGGCCAGCAAAATACTTGCACCTTGATAACGTGCCTGATTCATGATGAATTCAGGATTCGGCTGTTCACCCGCGTCGTCAAGAAAACGCCAGTCATGAAATAAGTGGCGGCCAAACCCGGTTCGGGTGACTTTTTGCAGAAATTGTTTTGGGATAATCGCATCTGTATCGACGTTTGCTGCGTCCAGAGGAACGACTAATCCTGTGTGTTGTTTGAAACCTGTCATAGTTGCGGTCCTCTGTTAGCTGAATGTACGAATATCAACGAAGTGGCCAGCAATAGCTGCTGCGGCTGCCATCGCAGGGCTGACAAGATGTGTTCTTCCTTCACGCCCCTGACGACCTTCAAAGTTGCGGTTAGATGTTGAAGCACACCGCTCTTTCGGTGCAAGGCGATCGTTGTTCA carries:
- a CDS encoding valine--tRNA ligase, translated to MEKTYNPTSIEQALYQAWEEKGYFKPNGDTSQPSYSIMIPPPNVTGSLHMGHAFQDTIMDTLIRCQRMKGHNTLWQVGTDHAGIATQMLVERKIDAEEGKTKHDYGREAFTDKIWEWKNESGGNITKQLRRLGASVDWDRERFTMDDGFYKAVQEVFVRLYEDDLIYRGKRLVNWDPKLHTAISDLEVENKDKKGHMWHFRYPLADGVKTADGKDYIVVATTRPETMLGDTGVAVNPEDPRYKDLIGQHVMLPVVNRRIPIVGDEHADMEKGTGCVKITPAHDFNDYEVGKRHSLPMINIFTFDAYVRQEAEVFTTKGEPSDAYSSELPANYQGLERFAARKAIVAEFDQLGLLDEIKDHDLTIPYGDRGGVVIEPMLTDQWYVRAAPLAEVATKAVEDGEIQFVPKQYENMYFSWMRDIQDWCISRQLWWGHRIPAWYDDQGKVYVGRNEEEVRSKHNLDASVSLNQDEDVLDTWFSSALWTFGTLGWPEQTPELKTFHPTDVLVTGFDIIFFWVARMIMMTMHFMKDENGKPQVPFKTVYVTGLIRDENGDKMSKSKGNVIDPIDMIDGIDLESLVKKRTGNMMQPQLATKIEKNTRKTFENGIEAYGTDALRFTLAAMASTGRDINWDMKRLEGYRNFCNKLWNASRYVLMNTQEQDCGFAAGAELEYSLADKWIESQFELAAKSFNSHIDNYRLDMAANTLYEFIWNQFCDWYLELTKPVLWKGTEAQQRATRRTLITVLEKTLRLAHPVLPYITETIWQSVKPLVDGIEGDTIMLQALPQYTEANFHQEALDDIEWVKAFITSIRNLRAEYDINPGKPLDVMLKADNATDAARLEANKQVLTSLAKLESIRMIADDETLPACATALVGKSELMIPMAGLIDKDAELERLGKEIAKTEGEIKRIEGKLNNQGFVAKAPEAVVAKEREKLEGYKESLVKLEEQKVTIASL
- a CDS encoding DNA polymerase III subunit chi encodes the protein MKTVTFYIVRPASPQAETDGFLAYVHFLARHFSRQGAKIFIHCHSKEKAEMLAEVFWQVEPKDFIAHNLVGEGPGYGTHVEIGYQGIRPAKNRQLLINLADCQTTFANQFSQVVDFVPCEENARQLARERYKIYRQAGYQLQTIEINYPE
- the pepA gene encoding leucyl aminopeptidase produces the protein MEFSVKSGSPEKQRSACIVVGVFEPRRLSPVAEQLDKISDGYISSLLRRGDLEGKSGQMLLLHQVPGVLSERVLLVGCGKERELGERQYKDIIQKTISTLNETGSMEAVCFLTELHVKGRDTYWKVRQAVEATKDGLYTFDQFKSTKPETRRPLRKLVFNVPTRRELSLGEKAITHALAISDGVRSCKDLGNMPPNIANPAYLASQARRLADDYSAVTTKIIGEEEMEKLGMTSYLAVGRGSRNESMMSVIEYKGHPDPEAKPIVLVGKGLTFDSGGISLKPGESMDEMKYDMCGAASVFGTMKAVAALNLPLNIIGVLAGCENMPGSQAYRPGDILTTMSGQTVEVLNTDAEGRLVLCDALTYVERYEPECVIDVATLTGACVIALGHHLSGVMSNHNPLGHELISASEQASDRAWRLPITDEYQEQLKSPFADMANIGGRPGGAITAGCFLSKFTRKYNWAHIDIAGTAWRSGAAKGSTGRPVSLLVQFLLNRSGLEDEE
- the lptF gene encoding LPS export ABC transporter permease LptF gives rise to the protein MIIVRYLIRETLKSQLAIFFILFLVFLSQKFIRVLAEASDGEIPAGMIMSIVGLNMPAMGLLMLPLSLYIGILITFGRLYAESEITVMNATGIGNKFLVRAALYLALITASFAAFNALWLSPWSQDREAQLMETLAAENRVDLLQKGHFQRSPDGSSVIFIDDIENRKLHNVFVAQLTPRDSILPSVMFSDSGDVKELSDGRQIITMYNGTRYEGLPTQINYMITRFDEYDGLIGQRKVKNKGRDWEAQPTLDLVKNPDRRAKAELQWRISLVVCIPLLTMLVVPLSAVNPRQGRFAKMGPAILIYLAYFLAISAGKSAIEDGGIPAFVGLWPINAALLITALFVNSLDSVMVRKLKDKIRQRKVA
- the lptG gene encoding LPS export ABC transporter permease LptG; the encoded protein is MFKILDLYIGRTIIATTSLVLVTFVGLSGIIKYVEQLRKVGQGSYDLLKALYFVLLSIPRDIEMFFPMAALLGALIGLGMLAASSELVVMQAAGFSKLNIGISVLKTAVPLMVIITLLGQWGAPQAQKMARDLRAFSTSGGKLLSVRMGVWARDANDFIFITKVDGDTLYGLNIWRFDDDKKLNKVIFATEADYIKDNQWNMKQVTVTDMAKDKIITRQKFPERSWQTAIEPNKLSVVTVKPEELSLSGLYDYVHFLKASEQDSSRYELALWRKVTQSFSIAVMMLMALSFIFGPLRSVTMGARILSGVVAGFTFYISSEFFGPLSLVYGFPPALGAVAPSFVFLSIAVMLLRRKL
- a CDS encoding RDD family protein produces the protein MKQQLPALRPAGFFSRFGALLIDALSVIVLECFAAAIAVVLIKIVAFTGLLSVTSFSQLNDLMVHHPVISPILTGYFAIIWISFFAYFWTKSRQTPGMKVFRLIIKNDDNTSITVTQALIRLFTSGFGLSNLLIPFDPEKRGFQDIWAQTHVYKIR
- a CDS encoding DsbA family protein, which translates into the protein MTHAVFHYINDPLCGWCYGASPLVSVINETEGVTLKLHCGGLWTGNHRTNMGPALQSHVLPHDDRIEAMTGQVFGEAYRNGLLLNTNYILDSEPPIRAIIAAKSMGGSDFEMYKKVQAAHYQRGLYVGDLQVLTRLAQELGLEQDAFVNAYHTAGFSNHIEQSQQWMNRLGGRGYPTAGLEIGSQLHAVPLSSFYGQVEQFRTVLKDFMSASK
- the leuD gene encoding 3-isopropylmalate dehydratase small subunit, with protein sequence MTGFKQHTGLVVPLDAANVDTDAIIPKQFLQKVTRTGFGRHLFHDWRFLDDAGEQPNPEFIMNQARYQGASILLARENFGCGSSREHAPWALADYGIKVMIAPSFADIFYGNSINNQMVPVRLTENEVDEIFQYIETNEGAQVTVNLETMTVSANGKEYSFEIDEFRRHCLLNGLDNIGLTLQHEGKIAEYEGKIPGFLS